ttttttggtCTCTTTTTATCTCActttcctcttgacaatacgccatagattctctatggggttcaggtctgatgagtttgctggccagtcaatggtcatttaaccaccttttggtgcttttggtagtgtgtgcaggtgccaaatcctgctggaaaatgaaattagcatctttaaaaagctggttagcagaagcatgaagtgcttttaaaatttcttggtaaacctgtgcagtgactttggttttcaaaaaacacagtggaccaacactaGCAGATGCATTgcaccccaaatcatcacagactgtggaaaattaacactggacttcaagcaacttgggctatgagcttctccaccttCCTCCAGACTTtaggaccttggtttccaaatgaaatacaaaacttgctctcattTGAAAAGCGGACCACTTTGGACTACTGGCTAACAGTCCAGTTGTTGTTCTCTGTAGCCCAGCTAAGACGCCTCTGACATTttctgtggttcaggagtgaCTTCACAAGAGGAATACGgcaactgtagccaaattccttcacacgtctgtgtgtggtggctcttgatgccttgaccccagcctcaCTCCgttccttgtgaagttcacccaaattcaATTTTGCTTGACAAGTCTCTCAAGgctctttttctttcacactttttccttccactctACTTTCTATTAACATGGAATACTCACTTTGTGAACAGCCAGGTTCTgtggcaatgaatgtttgtggcttaccctccttgtgaagggtgtcGATGATTGCCTTCTGGACAACCGTCAGatcttccccatgattgtgtagcctagagAACCAAATTGAGGGACCATTTTGATgtctcaggaaacctttgcagctgttttgagttgattagctgattggcatgtcaccatattcaaattttttgagatgGTGAATTGGtgagtttttgttaaatgtgagccaatatcaccacaattaaaagaaccaaagacttcaatttcagtctgtgtgtactggatttatataatacactaatacactataCTAAGTTTCACTAtgtgagttgaattactgaaataaatgaacttttccacgacattataatttattgagatgcacctgtatctCAGGTATTTTGGGATGTTGTCTTGGCTGGAAAATTGCTTAACTTATTGCAGTGGTAATTGTGTTCTGTGTCTTCAAATCAGGAGTAGCTTTAAGTACTCTCTTTGTAGTTTTCTCATGCTTTTGGTACGGTTATTTCCCCTCCGGTTCTAAAACACGACACCTTACTTTTCAGTCTCTTATGATTTCAAATAAACTGCTTTTAACCTGCAGATGTCTTCATGAGTGGCAGCCACATAACGGAAGGCCTCTCTCCTGCCTGCTCTTCTGTGACAACCATAAGAAGCAGGACCCAGAGTGAGTGACCGTGCAGAATTTCTGAGTTCTTTTCCTTGTGGTTTGTTGAAGCAGGAATTATGATTGTGACTAAACTCACACTCTTATTGTGGGTTTACAGTTTCTAACTATTTCTCTTTTGTGCTCTGTAGAGTTCCGTTCTGGAGATTCTTAATCACGGGAGCAGATCAGAACCAGGAACTGAAGATGTGGTGCACGGTATCATGGACCTGTCTACAGACTATTAAGTGTGTTCTTTTCCTATAAACCAAGTGTTCAATATAATAAACTCATTGTATATCATAAACCATGTATATAACATTTGGAAGTGTGGGTCCTATTGAGGTACAAATCCTTTGCGCTTTTGTACCAGTGAAGTACATAATATGCTTAAAAACATGTTTCTTATCAATTTAAAGTTTTGTGCACAAACACCATGGGAATTTGAATATTAAACCTCATTGCCAGCACTAGCAGCCCAAGAGCCAACTCTATTCTTATTCCATGAATATTCCCCCTAGCCCTATTATGTTGTGCTTTGCAGGTTTAACCCTGACCCAGTTAACTCGAGTGTTCTGCCCAGTCTGAAAGCCAGTCTGGACCTATCTGCTGAGTGCCTTATCCTAACAGATGTGCAGAGGAAGGTCTGACCTTGTCCTAATCCGTTATTCACACACTTCTGCAAAAacattaagcaaaattaaatgtcaatgttaaaaaaaaaagtatgtactAGATGCATTTGTAAAATACTGATAAAAGCTCTTGAAATAGCTGGCATAGGTTtcgatgttttgtttgttaatgttttgagtgtttgtgtagcagGCAGATGTTTTGATTCTTTTAAATGTTAGATTAGATTTAGGTGAGAATAAGCTGGGACCTGTTTGCAAGGTCAGCTATCTGACTGGGTATGTTGTGCAGGTTCTGTATGTGATGGAGCTACTTCAAGATCAGGAAAAGGGCCATGCAAGCTTTATGGCTGTCTCAGAGTTCTTACTCACACACCCTGTGCTAAGTTTTGGTGTCCAGGATGTCAGTCATGCTCGCTTGCGCCACACCGAAGTCCTCCCTCCAGATGAGGAGAGTGAAAGCATGACCACAGGTAAGCTCCGTTTTATtaagtgtgtctgtttgtgtgtgaatatatgtgtgtggaaaaaaattatatatatgtgtgtgtgtgtgtgtatatatgaagaaaaaagaaaagcaactAGTATTTAATGCTGCAGATTTCTTTGTGTACTATTTTGCTAACATATTTCTGTTCCTCACAGAGGGAAGCCAGGGACCTTTGGAGTCAAAATCAGGAATCCAGATCAAGCTTTACTGTGTGCATACAAAGTAAGCTGATTAGATTAACCATTATTTCTACAGAAATCCATTCAAATGATAACATTTTTGCTCTGGCCCAGAGCTTTGGCATGTGTTCATAGATATTAAATACATACTGAGTTATGAAATGTTTATTGTACTTTGTCTGGTTTCGATTCTACAGATCCCTTCAGGATGTGCAGATCTGGTTCCAACCCAATCAGGGTGCTGCTGCTGCCTCCCTGTTTTTGCCTACGTGTTCTGGCCCTCCGGACGGCTTTGGTATGACTGCATATTAAGGGACACACTATTACTTTTCCCCTGGATCTAAACACTAATCTGACCTCTAATACCTGAGTGGAGCGCAGTTGCATGATTTTCTGCTCAGCATATGTGTGGTTGTTCAAATCTGCTTGTCTACTATGTGCATGAGGCATACACTCTGATTTCTGCATTTATGTACTCCAGGCTTTGCAGACCCTCTGACTGATTTGAGCATGGAGATGTTGAGCTCAGATAAGGAATCTGGTGCAAGTGATTCACAGACCGACCTGTGTAAGATCCCCTCTCTCCCGGCTCCAGCTGACTTCTTGAGCCCCTCCGGCTCGACCATGCCCAAACTCATGACCCCGGATGCCTTCATGACACCCAGTGCATCTGTAAGCTTCTTATTCACTAGCTTTGGACTTTTTATTGTGCCATAGCCTAACATGTTTTTTCTGCAGAGAAGTTCATTCAAATGATCACAACATTTTACATGGACTGTTCGTGTCAATCAGACTAATGGTAATAATGTTGTTGGTCTGCACCAACAACATTATTTGTATGTGTTTCTCTTCAGGTCCCAGCCTCCCCTGGCAGCAGTGCTAGCAGTTTGACTATAGTAACAGCCATGAGCAGCTCTGACAGCGGTCCAAGGTTAGTCCCCAGACCTTACAGTCACAAAGGTTACATCTGTTCAGGAAGTGCTTTAAACAGTGCTAATTCAGTTTACGGCACATGCAGGTTTTATACGTGTTATTATTTACACAAGGCACCATGGATATCGACTGAAATGCTGTTCAGCCTGAAAACTGCATCGGTTGTAAGGTTTTGCCACCCTTAAGAGCATAACCAATCTGACTTGGTGATTTTATAAACCATCCACAAACTGTATGTTTGGGTTTATTTCAAGCACTGTTCTAaaatttacaaatataaatcatggatttaaaataaattattcaaatgtggtatagcccacacacacatcagcaagTTTTTTAAACCAAATTTGAATAATGTATTTTACTCAAACCACGTCATGATGCTCGTTAGCTAGCTTGCTACTACTGGTTATTTTgatatctaaaaaaataatcattttaacaaTGTTTTATGTATATACCTCCAGAGACCTGAGGTGAGCTAATATTTAAAAACCTGAGGGGAAAAGGTTGCTTTTAAAGGCATGAAGTTTTGTTTATACACCATATTCATTTATGTCTGTTAGGAAGTTTTCTTGGTGTTTggtcacatgattcatttagtACCATTTGCACACACCCATTGCAGACGATACAATACTGCATGTTAAGTCAGACTGTCTGTGCTGTGTAGGGTCAGTCCACAGTCTTACAAGCTGAGGAGCCTCAGAACTAATATTTGTCAGATTTCTGCTTTTGGTCACTTattctgtgttgtgtatgttagCTGAGTTAATATTTAGCTTTGTGCCTGTGCTGCTGTTGTAGGGCTGCAGAGGACCTCACCCAGAGCCCTAAGCTGTGTACAGATGCAGCCAGTAGCAGCTTAAACCTCAGTGCCAGCACTAGCAGCCCAAGAGCCAATTCTATTCTCATTTCAGGCCTGGGAGAGAACATCCAGGTACAACCAtaccacccatccacccataaCCAGCGACATGCACACCAGCATACTACATATACTGATGGATTAGTGTTTGGCATGATTGTACAGTAGTTTATACCAGATTCATTTATTCTTCAACATGGGTGGACAAATGAGAACCTAATAATGTTGCGCATTGTACAAGTGAAAGCTCCAGTGTGTTTTTAGGTATTTTATGTTTTGGAAAAATAATTGATGATCACTAACATAATGCAATAGCACAGATGAGGTAGTTAGTTAAATGTTTTGGTTTAGAGCTGTGATGTTCATTTTTTGTGTGGTATATTTAGGGGAAAACAATGAAATATTCTCTAGATAGATTCACGTTCTTTTAGGTTCAGTTGTATAGGAAAAGGTAAACTGTATGCTGCATACCAGTACTGCAAATGCTGCAATAAGTTTGAATAAGCAGTACACAGGCAGTTGAACAGCATAACTCCATAAGATACAGTCTAatgtaaataattgtaataacgACAGATTTCAGTGAAGTGCAAGTTCCTgcaaataatatacagtatgttttagcctagtggttaagggttggattactgatcggaGGGTCATgtgttcgaatcccaggtccatcaagccactactgcagggcccctgagcaaggcccttaaccctcaattgctcagttgtataaattgaaataaaatgtgagtcactctgaataagggtgtctgctaaatgccagaaatgtaagtGTTAAGGTTTCTTGACGCTAATGTTTTGTTCGGAGGAAGATGACGGTTAATGTTTAGAAGCTGAGTTCAGCATTAGTACAGCTGAAGGGGAAAAAGAAACTCTTCAGTATTCAGTTTGTGAACAGTGCAGACTACTAATTGGAGACCTACAAACAGTTCATGGTGGATATGGGCGGTGTTATaatccctctctgtctctctctgcaatCACCTTTTTTGAAAATTCCTGTGATGTTGGGGAACTGTGTTCCAGTCTGTTGGGCAGCTTTTACTATGGATTTGCAGTGGCTGATTGCCATCCACTGTGCTGCTGTTGTACCGTACTGCGATGCAGTTATcgtttttacagtttttatttacttatttttctttctttatctggTTGATGAAACTAAAAATGAATAGTCTTGACACAGAAACTGCTCTTCACAGACAGCAGGGCTAGTAATTTGTCCGcttttgttaaacatttatagTAATAAGTGAATGAGCAATTCAGTCGACTCCGAATTTAATCAATAACTCTTCAATGAATCTAAGTGGGCGAACACACCTCCAACCCCATTTTGCCCCTCTATCCTTGCTCCATGTTAGGGCTTCTCACATCCTCTAGtccgttctttctttttcctgcgTGAAGCCTCTCGACTGTGTGCGGCGGCCTCCTACGCTCACGCTACACTTCCCCTTCCCCACCCATTCTTTCATCTGCAGGTGATGCCCTCTCCAAACCCCTCCATGTCTTTGGATCTCCAGGCCATGGAacctgtgctgctgccacaggCATCGCCCACTAGAACTCGTTCTCCTGATGTAATCTCTTCAGCCTCCACGGCCATGTCGCAGGACATCATCCCTGAGATTGCCTCCGAGACGTTGCCAAGGGGGATGGCTGAGGCGCGCGACCCCCTCCAGGGGCTGCAGGACAGCATGGCATCAGCAGCCTCAGCGCTGCACCTGCTTTCACCTCTGGAACTAAGCGGAGGAGCATCTGGAGATACTGAGCAAAGGCTCAGCAGCACACCCTCATTGCTGGAGACCGCACTGTCACAGGAAAATGCTGTCAATGCTGTTGCATCGTCCTGCTCTGAAAGTGGTGCCAGCCGCAGTTGGCCTGCAGCACCGGATATAACACGTGAAACAAGGAACAGCCTGCGAGATAACGGCCTGGGAGAATGGTGAGTGAGGCTCTGAAATGCTGATCACTATCtgctttattgttgttgtttacaagtgtggtggcattttttttatccacatatAAAAAACAGTCACAAGCTTATCACTAGCATTGTATTTGGGGTTATTTTAGGTGATGAGGTCATATGACTGCTTTAGAAATACCAACAGCCATGTAAAACTTTTAATCACAATGGTTTGTGAATATGATCTAGCTCTAGAGAGGACTTGAAGGACTTGCACATGTCATCCCCCTTCCACAGACGCACCTACCACCTAACACAGAATGACAGCCAGGATGCCAGTGCAGAGCAGAGGTGTGCACTACAGCACATTTTAAGCAAGAatttttatatagtatttttattattgtttttgtttatttttttacttgttcaCTACAAGTTAGTTTCTCTCAGAGGAAAATAAATCACCTGACTCACATGACCTTAAATATTTCACCATTTCATCATTTCATGATCCTAATATAAATGTTCATGCAAAATAGGTTCAGtcatttatataatttgttGAGTTAAAACATCATTCATCTGCAACGATTGACAGTGATCATGATGATGAGGTGGCAAGTCTGGCATCATCTTCAGGGAACTGTGGTTCTCGAGCCTCTCACAGACTGCCAGTGAAGGACTGGAAGTCCTCACCTCGTGGCTCGCCCAAACTCAAGCGCAAGAGCAAGAAAGATGAGGGGTGAGTCATATAGCATCATTGTGTCGAGTTGTTGAAGCTGTCTGAGTTGGAAGGTTgagctttttgtgtgtgtgtgtgtgttaactttatcttttttcttcactagTGATTCCTCACAGTCCAGGCATTTGGATAATCAGGTAGGAAAACTGTTCCTGTACATTATATAATACAAGTCTGTCCAGTAATGGACAGACTTGACCTAATGGACCATGACCTATGGTGTAACTCGTGTGGCTGTGAATTGTTTACAtgtttctctcttcctcccgcAGATGAGCGTAGAGGTACAGGACGAGCTGCTGTTGCTACTTAGGAGCCAACAGAGGGAGCTGGATGAGCTGCGGCAGAGCCAGCAGGAGCTGTTGCAGAGGCTCACGGGCCACATGGATGCTGTCCAGAGCTCCATAATGGCCCACGTAGAGCATGTCCTGCTCACCCAGCAGGAACAGGGACGTATCCTTTTCCCAGAGGGAGCGTGTCAGAAAAGTCCATTGCTTAACAGCTTGAACCTGGTCGATAGAGCTTTTATGCAGTGCCTTGGATAAGTATTCacccatttctttctttttttattgacctaaaaaaaaaataccacaatAGAATTAAACAGGATTTAGTTGGTATTATATGATATCAAATCTCCACATAGTAGGCCATTGTTTTgaagtgagcagaaaagcagtaATTTAAGTATGTAAATTATTCTGTTCGCATTTGTTTTCCCGAGTGCTATGAAGCACCTAAATTGATTGCGGTGAAAGCAGTTGTCATCTAAATGGAGCTATCAAGAAAATGGGCTAGGTTTGTATTGGTGTGatctggtgtccacatactatGGACACGAGGGGTATCTTCAGTCTCAGTTTTTACATAAAACTATCTGCTCTTTGTTTTGTGGATCAACATTTTGGGGAATTGACTCTGATAGAATCAAAAACAGATGTGATCTTACATGAGCAATAACACTCATTCTACTATGCTGGATATGTGCATGGCTGAGATTAATTTTCAGCTCTGTTAGAGAAAGTAGTGAGGCCATGACTTCATTAAGttccaaaaatgatgtcaaGCAAAGTATCATTTTTCAGCTGCAGGATACAGTGGCAGAAGTATGTCATTACTGGCCCTTGTGCACACTGAGGCTCTGGGATGAATCCTCAGTGTCTGTACAAATTAAATGTAGTATTTGCATGCACACGCTACTCACCCTCATAATTATGGACGAAGGAAACTTGGGTCGAAAGGCTACAAGAATACAATGGATATGAATGGCTATACAGCTCTGTTGGCAGGttttatggtttaaaaaaaaatgaaaccaataaataaagataGGACATTTTCCATCTTCACTGTGAAGAAGTGAAGGTTTGCAATTTGCATTGCAAGGTATAAAATATAGGACAAATAGGAAAAATTAAAGTTGCAATAACCTGGTTGTGTAAGTGTACACACCCTTTTATATTACGTGTTCAGAATGAAACAACGATCAGCTGTTTCTGTAATCTTTCCTTCACATCATTGTGGATTCATCTGACTGCTTAAGCCATGCTCTGCAACGAGCTTACaaagtgtatatagtgtaaatTATGGATAAGAAGAGTGGCCAGTGGCCGTCATCAACAAACAGTGGCCATCATcaacaaatacagaaaatggaGCACCACAATGAGATCACCAAGAACAGGAAGTTTCTCCAAATTGTATAAAAGGACAAAAGAACAACTTCCCAGGGAGGCTACTAGGAGACCTACTGCAACATTAAAGAAGTTGCAGAAATATCTGACCGTTACTGATTAGTTTCTGCATATGGCAGTTTGCATATTCCTCAGTTTGCTAAGACCAGATCCAAAACCTATAATAATTCTATTGTGCAATAAAAATGGGAAAATATTAGCAGGTCCAGTTTAATAGAGGTGACGCACTCTTCCCTAAAAATTGTGTACTAAAATGAAAAGGTGCTCCAAGAAAGTAATAGTTATGGATGTGCATACCTGCACAACTAGCTTATTGaaggtattttattttattacatggctgtttagactttttatatccattgtacCTAATCACAGATGGCTTGATTTCATTTTGCAAAGTGACCAGAATAACATCCCAcatcaaaaaaagaagaaaaaaacaggtgGCAAATAAATCAGCAAACAAGTAATTATAATGCCATTGTAAAAGTCTTCCAAATAGCAACAGTGACACAAGCTTTTTATAATGCCCATAAGCACTGAAACTAGTTATTGGAGATTTTTGTAACGAGATAATAGACAACATTGCACTTAACCTTCAATTTTTCATCATAAATTTATATAGCAGGCTTTGTTCCTCTTACCTGCAATATCAGTAGTATTTGTTATAATGAACTACTTCAATCCTACAAAGACCAGCAAGAATTCAACACTTTTAACCCAAGCACAAACTGGTACATAGCAGTCAGTAAATAATTCacaaaggtaaaaaataaagacatttttccACACTGTGATATTTTGTTCTAGTTGCCCTTGTTCACAGCTTTGGAACGTTACCCGAATAATTGGAAAGCCTTTACTTATTTCCAAATTGGTTTGTTCAGTTAAGATCCATTCAGTTGGTTTTCTCTTTGGTGAAATTgctaataaatgaaaatcagcTAAAATAACACATGTAATGGAATGCCTTTATCCAATCAAATCAATTGGCAGATCTGGTTATACAAAGTTTATTTGGACTTCCTGTAGACTGTGAGAACAACCTGTGTTTTAAAAgtaagtcaagaagcttttattgtcattccatgtaagctgatgcagtacacagtgaaatgaaaccagGACCAcagtgctacatagaacaacacagaactaaggacTGAAAGTAAGTTCTAGCCACATTAAGTGAAACGTGTGTAAACAGTGCAAGATGAGACACAGTGCAgatagacaaaataaaacactacaggacaaaaaacacaagataGACTCTAATgattttctcagctgtcctcactatccgctgcagggtcttgcgatccaaGATGGTGCAGTACCTGAACCAGAGTGTGATGCTCAGGATGCTGTCAATGATCCCTCTGTAAAACGTATTCAGGATGGGGGAGGGAAATACTGGGCTTTCCTCAGCCTTCAcaggaagtagagatgctgctgggctttcttggtaaTGAAGCTACTGTAGctaggtgaagttctccgccaGCTGAACACCATATCTCCACGGGGGAACGGTCAATGTTCAGCAGAgtgtggtcgctctgtgctctgaagtcaacaaccatctctttaatAATATATGTTTGGAGCCATTGTTATTTTTCTATTCAATATTCGGTTTGGGAATCAACGTCATGTTGCACTTCATTATGAGATTCTTCTGCCATTTTGTTCGTTCTTGTATGATAcaaatacattcacacacactgaaagtcTTTAATTGTGCACATTATACGTATTTAATTTCCAAGGAAAAGGGGTTGTACGATATTTAAATGAGTGGTGTAATTTCTGGCTATGTGAACATCTCTTTACCTGTCGTTTCCTATGTGTTGTGTGGCCTGAAGGACTTATTTGtctttatatgtttaaaaattctCCAGGAACagtttaccaaaaaaaaaagctgaaatggTGCAACCAAAGCAGAATAATTCACTTCCTGAACTCATCAGATACTGCTTTACTTTAAGCCTTAGGCATTGGTACACTTGTGGCTCATTCTTTTTCAGTAAtgttcataaaaataataatgatcaaAGCATAGGCTGAATTGCagtttttataaattaaaagaTTCAGTCCGGTCTAAATTATTATACACATTCTTGCCTTGAAATTTGTGAAGGTAAATTTTTTTATGACACTAGTTAATGCCTCATTGATTTTCTGCACTGATTGTTGCTTGGACCTTGACTGGTTGCTGTGTGTCAGAAAGAACAATGGAGCGGGTGTTGGCAGAAGGACACGCACATAATCAGCAGCTCCAGGAACACCTCACGCAGCAGCTAGCTCACACTTTGGGCACCACTGTCTCAAATCGCCTAGACAAAGTGTTGCGTGAAGAGATGAAGAAAACAGTTCCTCAGAGTAAGAGTCGGATATTAACCATCAAAATGCAAAAGTCTAATCATGCCTATGCTAATGTGGGccatttattttgatatttttaatagTTCTAAGCAAAGATATTTTACCCTTGTTTGTATTGAAAGCAGATCAGATATGTTGATGGTAATGAAGGATGATTGTGATGGTGTTCCTTATTCCTTGTGCTGCAGCCGTAACCAAGAGTCTGGAACCCTTGACCGGACAGATGAGTAACATTATTTCAGCCAAGCTTACTTCAGTGGAGGCCACGCTAAAGGAGAATGTCACCAAAGTTGTTAAGTCTAAGGTCAGTTGCTGAAATTCTGTGTTTTCTTGACATGAGCAGATATTACTGTTGCAGAAACCATGTTTTTACAATAGTGAAATTATAAGTGACTATATTGTGCAAGCAACATCTATTTATACCAGTGAATAAACTagatagaaaataattaaaaaaagataaaccataacacaaattattcatttaacacaaacaatttcacactttttccttcttgtttttaaatttgttttggcAGAACACTACTGACGCCATTGGTCGAGCTGCAGCTGAAGCCATGCAGGGTCCCATCCAGGCAGCCTACAAAGATGCCTTCCAAAGCATTGTGCTCCCTGTGTTTGAGCGTGGCTGCCAGTCCATGTTTCAGCAGATTAATGACAGCTTTAAACAAGGAACCAACGAGTGTAAGAATCTCAGGCGCTAATCCCTTCCACTGAAAGCCATCTAACACAGGAATAACACTGCATTGGGAGTTTGCTGTGTTGCTTTTTACTTATTAACTATTTACCAAAGAGAACTCAAGTTCTTTTTCCAATTTGAGTAAGAGATTGACATTTTAACGTCGGAGTACGTTGCTAAAAGTTATGGTGCAGGAAAATTAACAGCTAGGCTTACAATAAAGTCTCAAATTTAGCACTGTACCATTTTATTGTTTGCGGTTCTTAGCTTTTGATTTAAAATGCTGTTTCTCAGTGAGCAGAGATTACAAGTAAAGTTAACATGACCCCCTTATTATTATAAG
The DNA window shown above is from Tachysurus fulvidraco isolate hzauxx_2018 chromosome 13, HZAU_PFXX_2.0, whole genome shotgun sequence and carries:
- the edc4 gene encoding enhancer of mRNA-decapping protein 4, with protein sequence MCEHKTKQAVICHFATFRPLSDLMASSSNIDIEGATQHLRDILKLDRPTNSTENTAGESQRKTSCNGELNGLLGTDLIGAGVLSAVMDPSTHSSDNINMADTQTISLTGDDCSTCIPITASNVVIVASQDSSIDSKARGSNKVKIQPVAKYDWEHKYYYGNLIAVSNAYLAYAIRGASNQYMIRVLRLGSTERTLLKGFTGAVTDLAFAHLDSTLLGCVDEAGNMFIWQLTSQNSKIQDEVIVHIRRPDDTPLNSSRRLIWCPFIPEDNEENPEDCCQTIALLHEDRAEVWDLDILRSSNTTWPVDATEIKEGFIAIKGHTARISEGALSPDGTVLATASHDGYVKFWQIYIEGLDQPRCLHEWQPHNGRPLSCLLFCDNHKKQDPEVPFWRFLITGADQNQELKMWCTVSWTCLQTIKFNPDPVNSSVLPSLKASLDLSAECLILTDVQRKVLYVMELLQDQEKGHASFMAVSEFLLTHPVLSFGVQDVSHARLRHTEVLPPDEESESMTTEGSQGPLESKSGIQIKLYCVHTKSLQDVQIWFQPNQGAAAASLFLPTCSGPPDGFGFADPLTDLSMEMLSSDKESGASDSQTDLCKIPSLPAPADFLSPSGSTMPKLMTPDAFMTPSASVPASPGSSASSLTIVTAMSSSDSGPRAAEDLTQSPKLCTDAASSSLNLSASTSSPRANSILISGLGENIQVMPSPNPSMSLDLQAMEPVLLPQASPTRTRSPDVISSASTAMSQDIIPEIASETLPRGMAEARDPLQGLQDSMASAASALHLLSPLELSGGASGDTEQRLSSTPSLLETALSQENAVNAVASSCSESGASRSWPAAPDITRETRNSLRDNGLGECSREDLKDLHMSSPFHRRTYHLTQNDSQDASAEQSDHDDEVASLASSSGNCGSRASHRLPVKDWKSSPRGSPKLKRKSKKDEGDSSQSRHLDNQMSVEVQDELLLLLRSQQRELDELRQSQQELLQRLTGHMDAVQSSIMAHVEHVLLTQQEQGQRTMERVLAEGHAHNQQLQEHLTQQLAHTLGTTVSNRLDKVLREEMKKTVPQTVTKSLEPLTGQMSNIISAKLTSVEATLKENVTKVVKSKNTTDAIGRAAAEAMQGPIQAAYKDAFQSIVLPVFERGCQSMFQQINDSFKQGTNEYIQQLETHVKNRKQREQDARDPVIGQLQQMIDSLQTSQDQLATTVAASVRTEVQHQLHLIVGNLQDSILSQVQRIVKGEVSQAMKEQQAVVTSSIMQAMRSAASTPVPTAHLDFQAQQASILQLLQQGQLNEAFQQALSAADLNLVLYVCETVDSQQVFGQTPCPLHQAVLLSLIQQLSTNLVTRTDLKISYLEDAVMNLDHGDPVTRDHMSAVLSQVRQKLFQFLQQDPHSSLSKRARRLLMMLQGLVNH